Below is a genomic region from Escherichia ruysiae.
TTATTTACCCGTCCACGGCGCGGGAAATCCCTGTAGAAGTGACGAATCAAGATAAAGAGCGTTCATACCTTGTTCAGGCCTGGATGAGTGACTTTGCCAATGATGCAAATAAGAAAACGCCATTTGTACTCACTCCGCCGTTAGTTAAACTGGAAGCTCAGAAAAACACGCTTTTCCGCTTAATCTATACCGGTACGCAAAAATTGCCGGAGGATCGTGAATCCATTTTTTGGCTAAATGTAAAATCCATTCCTGGGATGTCAGAAGAGTCTTCACAGGTGCCGAATCAACTGCAATTTGCCGTTCAGAGCCAGCTCAAAGTTTTTTATCGTCCGCTGAGGCTTGCTGATGATGCCAATACCGCCTATAGCAAAATCGCTTTCCGGATACAAGGCAACAGGCTAATCGCCAAAAACCCAACACCTTACTTTGTCACCTTCCGCACTCTGGCAGTGAATGGTAAGCCCGTATCGTATAAAGGAAACGGCGTTGTGAAAATGATGCTCAATCCATTTGGCGAGCAAACATATACTCTGACCGCATCCTCTTCTGAAAACAATAGTGTTGAATGGTCAGCAATAAATGATTACGGCGGTACGACAAGTACCATAAAGACCCGGTTATAAGCGCAATAGATTGTTCAGGAAAACGACAGGAATTATCTCGTACAAGGAAAGTAATAATAACATGAACTCCTTACATCTATTTTGTTTGCATGTTGTTGTAACAATAGTGCCATTGACACTGTTACAAAACAGTTACGCCCGCGAGGTGTTTAATTACAAACTTTTAGAGTCAGGGGCTTCAGAAAGCGAACTGGAAGCCATTAAAAATTTTGACAAAAATGATGGCCTGGTGCCCGGTAAATATCGGGTCGATGTTTTTATGAATAATCAACGCATTACACGTAAAGATATTGATTTTGTCGTTGATGATAAAGCGAACAAACTCTTACCTGTGTTAAGCAAAAAAGAGTATATCGCTATGGGGGTTGCCAATAGCCCCTCCGCGTCATTTGCCACGCTGGCAGATGACGATATCGTGACGAATTTAGAAAATTATATTCCCTTTTCATCAGTGCGCTTTGAGCAGAGTTCGCTGCGCCTGTATCTGTCAGTTCCACAACTGGCGATGAACAATGCCGCAAACGGGTATATTGATCCGGTTTTATGGGATAATGGATTGCCTGCGTTGTTTACAAATTACTATTTTAGCGGCTCACATAATTGGCAAGATGGTCGTTCAGATAATAGTTCATACCTTAATCTGAATAATGGTATTAATCTTGGTCCCTGGCGTTTAAGAAATAACATTAATTACAACGATGGCACCTGGCAAAATATTGATACCTATATCTGGCGAAATATCCCTGCGTTAACCAGCAAACTCATTCTTGGCGATACCTGGACAGATTCAGCCGTTTTCGATAGTTTCCAGTTTCGTGGGGTAAAACTGGAAAGTAATGAAAATATGCTTCCTTACAGCATGAGAGGTTTTGCCCCCGTTATTCGCGGCGTTGCCAAAAGCAATGCGCAAGTGACGATTCGACAAAATAATTATATTATTTACCAAAGTACGGTATCCCCAGGTCCTTTCGAATTACATGATGTCTCTCCTGTTTCTTCTGGTGGGGATATGGAAGTCACGGTGAAAGAATCTGATGGTAGCGAACAAAAATATATTCAGGCATCAGCTTCAATTCCTGTCATGCGACGAGAAGGAGCCATGTCTTATAGTTTATCTGGCGGAGAATATCGCTCATCTGATAACTCCCATGATAAACCCGGCTTTGCTCAGGCAACGCTGATTTACGGTTTACCTGCAGGCATTACCCTCTATGGTGGCACAATTTTTGCCAGTGATTATCGTTCTGGCGCATTAGGCGCAGGTATCGATTTACAACACTTTGGCTCGCTTTCAGCAGACATTACTCGTTCATATAGCCAGACGGTTGATGACAGTTCACAACAAGGACAATCTTACCGATTGCTTTACTCGAAAAATTTCTCCAGCACTGAAACGAATATCACGCTTGCTGGCTACCGTTATTCCACAGAGAATTTCTATACCTTTAGCGAAGCACAAAATAATAAAGAGTATGATGAGGACGACGCGTTTTCATACCGTAACAACTATAACCGCCATCGTCGGTTACAACTTACCATTAATCAGGCGATCCCCTCGTTTGGTCAGTTCAATATTTCAGGCTATCAACAAGATTATTGGGGACTCGGGGGTAAAGAGCGCAGCCTCAGCGTAGGGTATAGTCATAGTTGGGAAAATGTGAGTTTTAGCCTAAGTTATTTACTGACACGAATGCCAGACAATAATAAGAACGATCAACAACTCTCACTTTCTGTCAGCGTTCCACTAGGAAAATGGTTACCTGGTGCGCATGTTAATTACAATAACACCAGCAGTAATAGCGGTCACACTTTAAACAGTGTGGCGCTTAACGGTACTGCGCTGGAAGATAATAATCTCAGTTATAGTCTGCAACAAAGTCATGGCGATCAAGGTTATGGTGGCAATACGTCACTCAGTTATCGCTCCAGTAAAGGCGTAATTGGCGCAGGCTGGAACTATAGTCAGGATCAACGGCAATTAAATTACAATATGCAGGGCGCAATTGTTCTGCATCCGTATGGATTAACCCTTGCCCAGTCTTTAGGTGAATCATCGATTCTGGTGCGCGCGCCTGATGCCAGTGGGCTGGGCATTAACAGAGGAACGTCGGTTTATACCGACTGGCGAGGATACTCCATCATCCCTTATGCATCAGCATTTCAGCGCAACCGTATCGCCATCAATACGCAAACCTTGCCGTCAAATGTTGAAATACCGGAACCGGTACAAGAAGTTATTCCTACGGAAGGCGCATTAGTCGTAGCCAATTTTTCAACGCGATATGGTCAGAAATTACTTTTAACCTTAATGCATAAAGACAAATTTGTTCCCTTTGGAGCCGTAGTCACTGCTGAAGATGAGCAAATTTCAACCCTCGTTGGGCGAAACGGTGAAACGTATTTATCCGGCGCACAAGCTAATCAAAAATGGCAAGTCAAGTGGGGAAAATCGGCCACTGAAAGTTGCCAGGTTCGTATATTACCAGAACTACTTCAGACCCCGCAAAACATGACTAATCTTATTATTGCCACCGCAGCGTGTGATTAACATCATGAAGATAAAAATCATCAGTACTTATAAAGTTACAAGTCGTGAAGCGTTATTGCTGCTGGTTATTTTGATAGCAGCCTTTGTTCCTTCTCTTAGTTTCGCTAAAACATGTAGCTACACCAGTGGTGGACCGGCATTAGTTTCATTTTCTGATATTTCGATCAATTCTGAATACAATAAAAACACAGCGCCAGGAACCATAATTTTTGATCGAAGTTACCATTCCAGTCACTCAGGACAGATCACATGCTCAGATAATTATCCTGATTACAGTGAAGGGTTTGCCACTTCTCCTTCAACTTTAGTCGGCAGTGATATCTGTTTATTCAATGTGCCTTTGACTAATGGAAAAAATTCTGGCGTCGGCATTAAAATATTTTACGATTTAAAGAATAATAATACCACCCCAAACAATTACTGCATGGAATACCCTAAACGCACCAGCACTGCAAATAAAAACAACTTTTCCGTTGAGGGTAATTTCCGCATACAATTAAAAGTCATCGGGGAATTACAGGGTGGTGAAATTGATTTATCTCGTTTTAGTAATGCTGGCATTTGGTGGAATAATATTGAGGCATTTTCTCTCGAATTTAGCAACACCATTATTAATCTTCACTCATTGAGCTGCGACCTGAACACGCCTGATGTTCCAGTTTCATTATCACCCGCCGCAGGAATTAATTCCGACACCACCTTCAAAGGGATTAACTCCACTTCGGCGCTGGTAGATTTTAATATCGGACTAACGTGTGATCCGGGAACCAATGTCGCCATACGTTTTGAAGGCGATACGGTAAGTGGAAGTAATAATTCAATCCTGAAGCTAACTCAACAGAATAATTCTGCCTCTGGGGTTGGCGTACAGATCTTAGATAAGAATAAAAATATTATCCCCCTTAATCAACCTGATTACGTTTTACAGTTAAGTAATATTCAGCAATCAGCCACGTCGTTGAATTTTAGTGCGCGATATATTCAGACAGAAAGTAATGTAACGCCAGGAAAAGCGGATGCGGATGCGACATTTTATCTTTCGTTTCCGTAATGAACAGCAATAAACCCGCGAACAGGTGCCGGAAGCATCCGGCACCTGGACTATTATTGCGGCGACAGTCTCAGCGACTCAACAACCTCAATCCAGCCATGCTCACTGGCGATGTTCTGCCCGTTCAGCCAACGGCGCAGCATATTCAGTGCCATCATTGCGCACACTTCCTGACGGATAGCCAGGCTGTAGCGCGTAGTGCTGAAACGCACACGCAGAGCGAAAGTGCCGTCTGGTGTGGCTAGCGCAAAGTTGAGATGCTCGTTCTCGAAACCAGAAACAGCCAGTGCCAGCCCGGCAAAATGGTTGGCCCGCCGTTCTGTAATCCAGTGTGCAGTTTGCGCCAGAGTTTCTTCCTGTGAAGGAACCACTTCACATGCCAGTAATGGCGCACCTGCGCGCGCGAGTTGCAAAGCCAATAAACCACCGGTGAATTGCTCACTCAACGTCAGGCTGAACTGGCGACTTTGCAGTTCGCGACTGATTTGTGCAGGCAGCCCTTCTGTGCCTTCGAAAATCATGCTCTGCCCGGCGACGCGTTTAACGTCCAGCCACAGTTTTTCCATCGCCTGTTGCTCGCTTGCCGGTCCAGTGAGTTTCAGTTCAATAATCGGCATGGAAGAGCGATAGCCCATCGTCACACCTGGCGGCAGTTGCAACATATCCAGGCTTTGTGCCAGATCGCTTTCCGAACGACCAAAAGTGGTCAGCCGCAGACAAACCGGCGGCTGCGGCAAAGAAAAACGCTCGCGCAGGCGCGGCAGGATTTCATGCTCCACCATCACCTTAAACTCCGACGGTACGCCGGGGGTAAAGAATATCAGGCAACGGTTAAGCTGCACGGCAAAACCACAAGCGGTGCCTACCGGGTTATTGATAAATTCAGCACTGGCTGGCAGCTCCGCCTGTTTGCGGTTGCTCGGCGCCATTACGCGACCACGTTCGCGGAAATAGCGTTCCATCTCATTGAGCCAGGCTTCATGAAGAACCAGGCTTTCACCTTTGGCTGTCGCTGCGGCGAGTGCGCTTAAATCATCACTGGTCGGCCCCAGTCCGCCATTGACGATCAGCACATCGGCGTGCTGACTACGTTCGCGCAGAATGGTCACTAAATCATCAAGGTTATCGCCCACTGTATTGCGGCGAGATAATGGCAATCCCTGATGAAAGAAAAAATCCGCCAGCCAGGCAGCGTTAGTGTCAACGATTTGCCCGTGTAACACTTCATCCCCGGTGGATAACATTTCCACTTTTAACATGGTTATCTCCTGCTTTTGTTATCGAATCACTATAACGCAAAGGGAGATAAGGCGTAGTAAGAAACTGAATGGCGCGGCAGAACGCCGCGCCGGAAGGCATCAGAAACTGGCGTTAACACCGACATACGGGCCGTCAGCCACGGCGTTGTCGCGGTTACCGTCTTTACCCGACAGATTCAGGTAGCGATAACCCGCCTCAATACTGACTGGACGCATAATGGTGTAACGCGCGCCAGCATTCGCTTCTTCATAACTTTTAATACCACTGGAGAGCGAATCCGGAGAGTAGTAATACTCACCAAACAGACGGAAGCTATCGCCAATTTGCCACTGCAAGCCACCGCCTACCGCTGCGGCATAACCTTCATCGCCGTCGTTCGGGTTGGTGTAAACGCCTTTACCGCCCACAGTTGCCATTAACGGTCCCAGCGGCAGATTCAATCCCAGACCAACGCCCGCGACGTCACCGTCGTCATCGTTATGTGTCCAGTTACCGCTTAATGCCAGACCGGTCGATTCAGTACCGAAACCGACGCCAATATTGGTATATTCTTTTCCCGCCTGACCGCTAATGCTTATCGCATTTGCCGATGCAGAAACCAATAGCATTCCAGCCAGAACTGGCAGCGCAAATTTTTTCATTTTTACCTTTTCCCGCAAGAAGATAATTAAAAGTCCCCAAAGCTGCGGGATTGTACTGCCTGACACAGAGGATTCAATGCGTGAAAAAAGCGATCTGCTAACTTATTGTAACTAAATACTTCTTGAATAATTAAGTGCAGAAAAAATAGCCACCAAAAAGATGAAACCAAAAAAAACAATCACCATGATTATCATCGCAAAAAAGACCAATGCCACTTTCACGCGTTGATCCATTGCCGTATTCTTTTGTTTTATTTTTGGTGGTAAGGAATATTCCCATGCGGCAACGGACTATAGTTTGTCCCTTAATTCAAAATGATGGTGCTTATCTGCTGTGTAAAATGGCCGACGATCGCGGCGTTTTCCCCGGACAATGGGCGCTGTCTGGCGGCGGCGTAGAACCCGGTGAGCGCATTGAAGAAGCATTACGTCGTGAAATCAGAGAAGAGCTGGGCGAGCAACTGATTCTTACTGACATCACGCCGTGGACGTTCAGTGATGATATTCGCATCAAGACATATGCAGATGGCCGCAAGGAAGAGATTTATATGATTTACCTGATCTTTGACTGCGTCTCTGCCAACCGTGAAGTGAAAATTAACGAAGAGTTTCAGGAATACGCATGGGTAAAACCTGAAGATCTTGCTCACTATGATTTGAATGTCGCCACTCAGAAAACATTACGTTTGAAAGGTCTGATGTAACAGTAATGACAGCCATTATTGGCTGTCATATTAACAAATCACCGATTAACAAACTCACCATCCAGTAAAACGTTGCCTTTTTCCACATGCATTACCAACCCATCCAGATAATCTGGTTTAAATGTCACGTTTCGTTTATCTTTTGCGACATAGGTCAGACAATGGTTATGGGTGAAAATAACGATATTTTTATCTGGAGCTTTGCTTTGCAACTCCTTAATTGTGCTATAAATCTCATTTCTACATTGTAAAAACCGTTTATCTACCGTCAGTTTTTTTCCAGCAGAAAACCAGGTCGCTGATTGAATAGTCCGAACGGCATTACTGGAATAAAGATCGAAATCAGGGATGTCCGCGCTAAAAGCTTTGCCCAGTTCACGGGCATTCTGAGCACCTTTCACCGTAATGCCTGTTTTGTCTGACAAGCATTGATTAGAGGAGCGATCGCAGCGTTCCGCATGGCGAAACAGAACCACAACCGGGTGCTGCTGCGCTAATCTGGCCAGCGTTTTATTGTCGATACGCGGCAAACCATTACTGCTCCAGGCAGCATGTGTACCCAGCCCCACAATCGCCCCAAGCGCCAGTAAAATGTAGATATATTTTTTAGACTTCAACGAAGTCCCACTAAAAGCTAACACTTAAGCTCCACCTATAGACAAGCGTAGCCAGCTAAATGACCGCGAAAACAAACGACATTTTCACCGGTAAATAGTGGCTGGGATAGTATTAAAACATTACGATGCACGCAAAATGCCTTAAATCTTGTCAAATTAAAAGCCTGAATAAGATACAAAAACAAAAAAAATAATATTTAAGCCTTATATTCATTCCTTAAGGTTAAATTAATATTCTACCCTTAGAATTTCATTCCAAATGGCAAAATACACATAACGTTCCCTATGACAGATATTAGCGAATAACAGGGAAAGGTATTCAATGGCCGAAGGAAAAACGATGTCAGACTTTTTACCTTTTTCGCGTCCGGC
It encodes:
- a CDS encoding fimbria/pilus outer membrane usher protein, whose amino-acid sequence is MNSLHLFCLHVVVTIVPLTLLQNSYAREVFNYKLLESGASESELEAIKNFDKNDGLVPGKYRVDVFMNNQRITRKDIDFVVDDKANKLLPVLSKKEYIAMGVANSPSASFATLADDDIVTNLENYIPFSSVRFEQSSLRLYLSVPQLAMNNAANGYIDPVLWDNGLPALFTNYYFSGSHNWQDGRSDNSSYLNLNNGINLGPWRLRNNINYNDGTWQNIDTYIWRNIPALTSKLILGDTWTDSAVFDSFQFRGVKLESNENMLPYSMRGFAPVIRGVAKSNAQVTIRQNNYIIYQSTVSPGPFELHDVSPVSSGGDMEVTVKESDGSEQKYIQASASIPVMRREGAMSYSLSGGEYRSSDNSHDKPGFAQATLIYGLPAGITLYGGTIFASDYRSGALGAGIDLQHFGSLSADITRSYSQTVDDSSQQGQSYRLLYSKNFSSTETNITLAGYRYSTENFYTFSEAQNNKEYDEDDAFSYRNNYNRHRRLQLTINQAIPSFGQFNISGYQQDYWGLGGKERSLSVGYSHSWENVSFSLSYLLTRMPDNNKNDQQLSLSVSVPLGKWLPGAHVNYNNTSSNSGHTLNSVALNGTALEDNNLSYSLQQSHGDQGYGGNTSLSYRSSKGVIGAGWNYSQDQRQLNYNMQGAIVLHPYGLTLAQSLGESSILVRAPDASGLGINRGTSVYTDWRGYSIIPYASAFQRNRIAINTQTLPSNVEIPEPVQEVIPTEGALVVANFSTRYGQKLLLTLMHKDKFVPFGAVVTAEDEQISTLVGRNGETYLSGAQANQKWQVKWGKSATESCQVRILPELLQTPQNMTNLIIATAACD
- the ais gene encoding lipopolysaccharide core heptose(II)-phosphate phosphatase Ais; this translates as MLAFSGTSLKSKKYIYILLALGAIVGLGTHAAWSSNGLPRIDNKTLARLAQQHPVVVLFRHAERCDRSSNQCLSDKTGITVKGAQNARELGKAFSADIPDFDLYSSNAVRTIQSATWFSAGKKLTVDKRFLQCRNEIYSTIKELQSKAPDKNIVIFTHNHCLTYVAKDKRNVTFKPDYLDGLVMHVEKGNVLLDGEFVNR
- a CDS encoding YfaZ family outer membrane protein, with the translated sequence MKKFALPVLAGMLLVSASANAISISGQAGKEYTNIGVGFGTESTGLALSGNWTHNDDDGDVAGVGLGLNLPLGPLMATVGGKGVYTNPNDGDEGYAAAVGGGLQWQIGDSFRLFGEYYYSPDSLSSGIKSYEEANAGARYTIMRPVSIEAGYRYLNLSGKDGNRDNAVADGPYVGVNASF
- a CDS encoding fimbrial protein, with protein sequence MKIKIISTYKVTSREALLLLVILIAAFVPSLSFAKTCSYTSGGPALVSFSDISINSEYNKNTAPGTIIFDRSYHSSHSGQITCSDNYPDYSEGFATSPSTLVGSDICLFNVPLTNGKNSGVGIKIFYDLKNNNTTPNNYCMEYPKRTSTANKNNFSVEGNFRIQLKVIGELQGGEIDLSRFSNAGIWWNNIEAFSLEFSNTIINLHSLSCDLNTPDVPVSLSPAAGINSDTTFKGINSTSALVDFNIGLTCDPGTNVAIRFEGDTVSGSNNSILKLTQQNNSASGVGVQILDKNKNIIPLNQPDYVLQLSNIQQSATSLNFSARYIQTESNVTPGKADADATFYLSFP
- a CDS encoding fimbrial biogenesis chaperone, with protein sequence MKKYSLLLIVLFANIAYGGVVIRGTRIIYPSTAREIPVEVTNQDKERSYLVQAWMSDFANDANKKTPFVLTPPLVKLEAQKNTLFRLIYTGTQKLPEDRESIFWLNVKSIPGMSEESSQVPNQLQFAVQSQLKVFYRPLRLADDANTAYSKIAFRIQGNRLIAKNPTPYFVTFRTLAVNGKPVSYKGNGVVKMMLNPFGEQTYTLTASSSENNSVEWSAINDYGGTTSTIKTRL
- the nudI gene encoding nucleoside triphosphatase NudI, whose protein sequence is MRQRTIVCPLIQNDGAYLLCKMADDRGVFPGQWALSGGGVEPGERIEEALRREIREELGEQLILTDITPWTFSDDIRIKTYADGRKEEIYMIYLIFDCVSANREVKINEEFQEYAWVKPEDLAHYDLNVATQKTLRLKGLM
- a CDS encoding nicotinamide mononucleotide deamidase-related protein YfaY codes for the protein MLKVEMLSTGDEVLHGQIVDTNAAWLADFFFHQGLPLSRRNTVGDNLDDLVTILRERSQHADVLIVNGGLGPTSDDLSALAAATAKGESLVLHEAWLNEMERYFRERGRVMAPSNRKQAELPASAEFINNPVGTACGFAVQLNRCLIFFTPGVPSEFKVMVEHEILPRLRERFSLPQPPVCLRLTTFGRSESDLAQSLDMLQLPPGVTMGYRSSMPIIELKLTGPASEQQAMEKLWLDVKRVAGQSMIFEGTEGLPAQISRELQSRQFSLTLSEQFTGGLLALQLARAGAPLLACEVVPSQEETLAQTAHWITERRANHFAGLALAVSGFENEHLNFALATPDGTFALRVRFSTTRYSLAIRQEVCAMMALNMLRRWLNGQNIASEHGWIEVVESLRLSPQ